The DNA region CAGCACTTGCATCAAAGCCTCGGTATCCCGTTGGCAGCGATAAAAAATAAATTGGGCGACGTCGTCACTAAGCTGCAGTCCACGCCGCTGTGCCCGAAACTGAATAACAGCTAATTGTTGAGCGTCGTTAAATGGCGTGATTTGGAACAACATTCCCCAACTCAAGCGCGACGATAAATCAGCTAATTCAATGTTAAGTTCGCGTACCGCACAAGGGGCACTGACCAATAAACAGACCTGTTGATCGTTTAACCGATTAAATAAATGAAATAATTGCTGCTCCCAATCACTGTTACCTAACACTTGATCAATATCGTCTAGACAAACCAGAGATAATTGTTCCAGACCTTCCAGTAACTCGGCGGGGTTATATTCATGCAATTCTGACAAGGGTAAATAGACTG from Oceanicoccus sp. KOV_DT_Chl includes:
- the hda gene encoding DnaA regulatory inactivator Hda, translated to MSVLSQQLPLALQLRDDATFENFYVADNGVLVDSLQRQLSGGERYIYYYGDKGSGRSHLLQAACHQADKAGLSSVYLPLSELHEYNPAELLEGLEQLSLVCLDDIDQVLGNSDWEQQLFHLFNRLNDQQVCLLVSAPCAVRELNIELADLSSRLSWGMLFQITPFNDAQQLAVIQFRAQRRGLQLSDDVAQFIFYRCQRDTEALMQVLEQLDKASLEQKRRLTVPFVKSILLW